The following coding sequences are from one Bradyrhizobium sp. WSM471 window:
- a CDS encoding caspase family protein translates to MRKLLRLCPLLLAVALLFGTGPAFAGKRAALVIANSAYQHAPSLTNPVNDGSVMARTLKEAGFDIVDSRHDLTAQETRRVLREFADGTRDADIAVVYYAGHGIEVEGSNYLIPVDAKLERDTDVFDEALSLDRVLVAVEPAKQLRLVILDACRDNPFAKTMKRTVASRGIGRGLAQVEPTSPNTLIAYSAKAGFTAQDGDGANSPFTVALSKHLTTPGLDVRRAFGFVRDDVLKSTGNKQEPFVYGSLGGEDVPLVPVKVTAAAAAAPAPNPQADIRRDYELALQVGNRPAWEAFLAQHSDGFYASLAKLQLEKIGAEQAHAAATEKAKQAEAERDRLAALGAQKDTQAKAAADAKAAEQVQLAAQKAKEQAQQQAAAAEQQRVNLAAAAPGAAPASTATPAGTNVASLTPATAPADLSRSVQTELGRVGCFSGAADGNWNTSSQRSLSQFNRYAGTKLDVKVASTDALDTVKAKPSRVCPLVCEHGFKADGDKCSKIVCREGYAVNTDNECEKQRAAKPAKPATAKRDDSDERPARQRRQASGAAAGGAGGYGAAGGSGQIFCNDLLCRPVRRGCHLVYRGGGGPHVDANAEVCN, encoded by the coding sequence ATGCGCAAATTGCTCAGACTTTGCCCCCTTCTCCTCGCCGTCGCGCTCCTATTCGGCACCGGGCCCGCTTTCGCCGGAAAGCGCGCCGCGTTGGTGATCGCCAATTCCGCCTATCAGCATGCGCCGTCGCTGACGAACCCGGTCAATGACGGTTCGGTGATGGCCAGGACGCTGAAGGAGGCCGGGTTCGATATCGTCGATTCCCGGCACGACCTGACGGCGCAGGAAACCCGGCGCGTGCTGCGCGAATTCGCCGACGGGACCCGCGATGCCGATATCGCCGTGGTCTATTATGCCGGTCACGGCATCGAGGTCGAAGGCTCGAACTACCTGATCCCTGTCGACGCCAAGCTGGAGCGTGACACCGACGTCTTTGACGAGGCGCTCTCCCTCGACCGCGTCCTGGTCGCGGTCGAACCGGCCAAGCAGCTTCGCCTGGTGATCCTGGATGCCTGCCGTGACAATCCGTTCGCCAAGACCATGAAGCGCACGGTCGCCTCGCGCGGCATCGGCCGTGGTCTCGCCCAGGTTGAGCCGACCAGCCCCAACACGCTGATCGCCTATTCGGCCAAGGCCGGCTTCACGGCGCAGGATGGCGACGGTGCGAACAGCCCCTTTACCGTGGCGCTGTCCAAGCATCTGACGACGCCGGGCCTCGACGTCCGTCGCGCCTTCGGCTTCGTGCGCGACGACGTGCTCAAGTCGACAGGTAACAAGCAGGAGCCGTTCGTCTATGGCTCGCTCGGCGGCGAAGACGTGCCGCTGGTGCCGGTCAAGGTGACCGCTGCGGCTGCCGCTGCGCCCGCGCCGAACCCGCAAGCCGACATCCGCCGCGATTACGAACTCGCGCTCCAGGTCGGCAACAGGCCGGCATGGGAGGCGTTCCTCGCCCAGCATTCCGACGGCTTCTATGCGAGCCTCGCCAAGCTTCAGCTCGAAAAAATCGGCGCCGAGCAGGCTCATGCGGCGGCCACCGAGAAGGCGAAACAGGCCGAGGCCGAGCGCGATCGTCTTGCTGCACTTGGCGCGCAGAAGGATACGCAGGCCAAGGCAGCTGCCGATGCGAAGGCTGCCGAGCAGGTACAGCTTGCCGCGCAAAAGGCCAAGGAGCAGGCGCAGCAGCAGGCGGCCGCCGCCGAGCAGCAGCGCGTCAATCTCGCCGCCGCGGCGCCGGGTGCAGCGCCAGCCAGCACGGCAACCCCAGCCGGCACCAACGTCGCGTCGCTGACGCCGGCCACGGCGCCGGCCGATCTCAGCCGCTCGGTGCAGACCGAACTCGGCCGGGTCGGCTGCTTCTCCGGCGCCGCCGATGGCAACTGGAATACGTCCTCGCAGCGCTCGCTGTCGCAGTTCAACCGCTATGCCGGCACCAAGCTCGACGTGAAGGTGGCGAGCACTGACGCGCTCGATACCGTCAAGGCGAAGCCTTCACGCGTCTGCCCGCTGGTTTGCGAGCATGGTTTCAAAGCCGACGGAGACAAGTGCAGCAAGATCGTCTGCCGCGAAGGATATGCGGTCAACACTGACAATGAGTGCGAAAAGCAGCGTGCGGCCAAGCCGGCCAAACCTGCGACCGCCAAGCGCGACGACAGCGATGAGCGCCCAGCACGGCAGCGTCGTCAGGCCAGTGGCGCTGCTGCTGGCGGGGCGGGCGGCTACGGTGCCGCGGGCGGCAGCGGTCAGATCTTTTGCAATGATCTCCTCTGCCGGCCGGTCAGGCGCGGCTGTCACCTTGTGTATCGCGGCGGCGGCGGCCCTCACGTCGATGCCAATGCCGAGGTCTGCAACTGA
- a CDS encoding GFA family protein — translation MTGSENSNASFLIGECYCRAVRYEVADAFSYAMNCHCSNCRRTTGAAFKPFAGIEQSKFRIVSGENQRTIYGDDTTHDAHCARCGSLLYSRVREGKWVHVAMGTLVDAPSIRPNAHIFVGSKAPWHEITDNLPQYRGHIGDA, via the coding sequence ATGACCGGATCAGAGAATTCGAACGCTTCCTTCCTGATTGGCGAATGCTACTGCCGCGCCGTGCGCTACGAAGTGGCGGACGCGTTCTCCTATGCGATGAACTGCCACTGCTCGAATTGCCGCCGCACCACCGGCGCCGCCTTCAAGCCGTTCGCCGGCATCGAGCAGAGCAAGTTCCGCATCGTCAGCGGCGAGAACCAGCGCACCATCTACGGTGACGACACCACCCATGACGCCCACTGCGCCCGCTGCGGCTCGCTGCTTTATTCCCGGGTGCGCGAGGGAAAATGGGTCCATGTCGCCATGGGAACCCTGGTCGATGCCCCCTCGATCCGACCGAACGCCCACATTTTCGTGGGCTCGAAGGCGCCCTGGCACGAGATTACGGACAATCTGCCTCAATATCGGGGCCACATCGGGGATGCCTGA
- a CDS encoding nuclear transport factor 2 family protein, with protein MSQSRSSVEAVVQSYFDGLYEGDAEKLGAIFHPSADLRWVEKGELQVLTVPDWLDRVRKRPSGKAEGKPREDFIVTIDRSDDKTAFIKIRCQLPPRFFTDYLVAMKLADGWQIVSKSYRYDLRE; from the coding sequence ATGAGCCAGAGCCGTTCGAGCGTCGAAGCCGTCGTGCAATCTTACTTCGACGGACTTTACGAGGGCGATGCCGAAAAGCTCGGCGCCATTTTCCATCCCTCCGCCGATTTGCGCTGGGTCGAGAAGGGCGAGCTGCAGGTGCTGACCGTGCCGGACTGGCTCGACCGCGTGCGCAAGCGCCCCTCCGGCAAGGCCGAAGGCAAGCCGCGCGAGGATTTCATCGTCACGATTGACCGTTCGGACGACAAGACCGCCTTCATCAAGATCCGGTGCCAACTGCCGCCGCGTTTTTTCACGGACTATCTGGTGGCGATGAAGCTCGCCGACGGCTGGCAGATCGTATCGAAGTCTTATCGGTATGACCTGCGGGAGTGA
- the bla gene encoding class A beta-lactamase, translating into MLLDRRSLLASLCWIAASPALAADAQPELETYERESGGRIGVYAENLATGAKLAWRADERFVMCSTFKASLAACVLARVDRGEDELAAMIPYGKADLLEYAPVARQNIAAGAMSVTEMCKAIVELSDNTCANLLLARIGGPAALTAFWRSLGDATSRLDHNEPELNRSPPGDPRDTTTPAAMAGNLRRLLAGEALSATSHAQLTEWLVGCKTGANRLRGGLPASWKIGDKTGNNGKDASGDIAVAWPKPDTKPDAPILIAAYTQGGTPSAAQIETVFARIGRMVAERLA; encoded by the coding sequence ATGCTTCTCGACCGCCGTTCGCTGCTCGCCTCGCTGTGCTGGATTGCCGCTTCCCCTGCGCTCGCCGCGGACGCGCAGCCTGAGCTTGAAACCTATGAGCGCGAGAGTGGCGGCCGGATTGGGGTCTATGCCGAGAACCTCGCGACCGGCGCAAAGCTCGCCTGGCGCGCTGACGAACGGTTCGTCATGTGCTCGACATTCAAGGCTTCGCTCGCGGCTTGCGTGCTGGCGCGGGTCGATCGTGGCGAGGATGAGCTTGCGGCCATGATCCCGTACGGCAAGGCCGACCTGCTGGAGTACGCACCGGTCGCCAGGCAAAACATTGCCGCCGGCGCAATGTCGGTCACCGAGATGTGCAAGGCGATCGTCGAGCTCAGCGACAACACCTGCGCCAATTTGTTGTTGGCACGGATCGGCGGTCCCGCCGCACTCACCGCGTTCTGGCGGTCGCTCGGCGACGCCACCTCGCGGCTTGATCACAACGAGCCCGAGCTGAACCGCTCACCGCCCGGCGATCCCCGCGACACCACGACGCCGGCGGCGATGGCAGGCAATCTGCGCCGGCTGCTCGCGGGCGAGGCGCTGTCGGCCACCTCGCACGCGCAGCTCACAGAGTGGCTGGTGGGCTGCAAGACCGGTGCGAACCGGCTGCGTGGCGGGCTCCCCGCAAGCTGGAAAATCGGCGACAAGACCGGCAACAACGGCAAGGACGCCTCGGGCGATATCGCGGTGGCCTGGCCCAAGCCCGATACGAAGCCCGATGCACCGATCCTGATCGCGGCCTATACGCAGGGCGGCACGCCGAGTGCGGCGCAGATCGAAACCGTGTTCGCACGCATCGGCCGCATGGTGGCCGAGCGGCTGGCGTAA
- a CDS encoding Na+/H+ antiporter codes for MEAKFQTFLILLAVLAGTALVARRFNIAPAILLMLSGVGLAFVPGMPPVELPPELVLLMVLPPLIYSASVAMSWREFKKNLRPIVLLAVGAVIFTTALVATATHYFIGLPWTIGFLLGAIVAPPDVVAPLAIARRLHLPRRLMVILEGEGLANDATALILYRFALAAIMVGHFSLPLAGGEFLLIIAGEIAFGIGVGWLSLRFRKWSGDPQVELTLSLITPYVSYWLPEHLGGSGVIATVACGLYVSWNGPLLISASTRLQGIFFWDLVIYLIEGLLFLLTGFQMRALYEKSKAFPLDDIMIATAVVLAVVVIARFAWLYPATYLPRMLSKSLRARDPSPPWQWPFVLAFTGVRGAVSLAAALALPFTLPGGEAFPFRDLILFVAFGVIFITLIGVGLTLPPVVRWLGVAEAGRNEHAAEHEAEIAARRQALDAALKSLDALTEEKDVSDEVMRLLRARHEIRVNQLPDSLDPTHHDVSAAGTALTRDLIAAERKFIHELLRDGQITDETRRRIERDLDLEEASLANREYRGAPL; via the coding sequence ATGGAAGCAAAATTTCAGACCTTTCTCATCCTGCTCGCCGTGCTGGCAGGCACCGCGCTCGTCGCCCGCCGCTTCAACATCGCGCCTGCCATTCTGCTGATGCTCTCCGGCGTCGGCCTCGCCTTCGTGCCGGGCATGCCGCCGGTCGAGCTGCCGCCGGAACTGGTGCTGCTGATGGTGCTGCCGCCGCTGATCTACTCGGCGAGCGTCGCGATGAGCTGGCGCGAATTCAAAAAGAATCTTCGCCCGATCGTGCTGCTCGCGGTCGGCGCGGTGATCTTCACCACAGCACTCGTCGCAACCGCCACGCATTATTTCATCGGCCTGCCCTGGACCATCGGCTTCCTGCTCGGCGCCATCGTGGCGCCGCCCGATGTGGTGGCGCCGCTCGCGATCGCGCGCCGGCTGCATTTGCCGCGCAGGCTCATGGTCATCCTCGAAGGCGAAGGGCTCGCGAATGACGCCACCGCTCTGATCCTCTACCGCTTCGCGCTTGCCGCAATCATGGTCGGGCATTTCTCGCTGCCTCTGGCGGGCGGCGAATTCTTGCTCATCATCGCCGGCGAGATCGCCTTCGGCATCGGTGTCGGCTGGCTCTCCCTGCGGTTCCGCAAATGGTCGGGGGACCCGCAGGTCGAGCTGACACTGTCGCTGATCACGCCCTACGTCTCCTACTGGCTGCCCGAGCATCTCGGCGGCTCCGGCGTGATCGCCACCGTCGCCTGTGGCCTCTATGTGAGCTGGAACGGCCCGCTGCTGATCTCGGCATCGACGCGGCTGCAGGGAATCTTCTTCTGGGACCTCGTGATCTATCTGATCGAGGGCTTGCTGTTCCTGCTCACGGGGTTCCAGATGCGCGCGCTCTACGAGAAGTCGAAGGCGTTCCCGCTCGACGACATCATGATCGCGACCGCCGTGGTGCTGGCGGTCGTCGTGATCGCACGCTTCGCCTGGCTCTATCCTGCGACCTATCTGCCACGAATGCTCAGCAAGTCGCTGCGTGCGCGCGATCCGTCCCCACCGTGGCAATGGCCGTTCGTGCTTGCGTTCACCGGCGTGCGCGGCGCGGTGTCGCTGGCGGCGGCACTGGCGCTGCCTTTCACGCTGCCGGGCGGCGAGGCCTTTCCGTTTCGCGACCTGATCCTGTTCGTCGCGTTCGGCGTCATCTTCATCACACTGATCGGCGTCGGTCTCACGCTGCCCCCGGTCGTGCGTTGGCTCGGTGTCGCGGAAGCCGGTCGCAACGAGCATGCCGCCGAGCACGAGGCCGAGATCGCGGCACGGCGCCAGGCGCTCGATGCCGCCCTGAAGTCGCTCGATGCGCTGACCGAGGAGAAGGACGTGTCCGACGAGGTGATGCGGCTCCTGCGCGCCCGCCACGAGATCCGGGTCAACCAGCTGCCCGATTCGCTCGATCCCACCCACCACGACGTCTCCGCCGCCGGCACCGCCTTGACCCGCGATCTGATCGCCGCCGAGCGTAAATTCATCCACGAGCTGCTGCGCGACGGCCAGATCACCGACGAGACGCGCCGGAGAATCGAGCGGGATCTGGATTTGGAGGAGGCGAGCTTGGCGAACCGGGAGTACCGGGGAGCGCCGCTGTAG
- a CDS encoding N-acetylmuramoyl-L-alanine amidase: protein MGQPRSIIASLVSTLVASILLWSLAPAGEGHAAIARQIAKTKPPHAPVKCEMSKFRIVVDVGHTPDSYGALSARNDTEFGFNFRLASLITAKLKAEGFAATRLLVTDGKARPSLLKRVSTANDARADLFLSIHHDSVPDKLIERWEFDGANSYFSDRFSGHSLFVSQRNPHFAASLMLARMIGRQLKDQDLHYAGQYALPVMGRYRRQLLDKDVGVYRYDGLVVLSQTRSAAVLLEAGSIINRDEEMTMNSPERQEIIAGAVAVAMREFCARR, encoded by the coding sequence TTGGGGCAGCCGCGCAGCATCATCGCAAGTCTCGTCTCGACGCTGGTCGCGTCGATCTTGCTATGGTCGCTCGCGCCTGCAGGTGAGGGCCATGCTGCTATCGCGCGGCAAATCGCGAAAACCAAGCCGCCGCATGCGCCGGTCAAATGTGAGATGTCGAAATTCCGGATCGTCGTGGATGTCGGGCACACCCCGGACTCCTACGGCGCGTTGAGCGCGCGCAACGACACCGAGTTCGGCTTCAACTTCCGGCTTGCGAGTCTGATCACGGCGAAGCTCAAGGCCGAAGGCTTTGCCGCGACCCGGCTGCTCGTCACGGACGGCAAGGCGCGGCCGAGCCTGCTCAAACGCGTCAGCACTGCGAACGATGCCCGGGCCGATCTCTTCCTGTCGATCCATCACGATTCGGTGCCGGACAAACTGATCGAGAGGTGGGAGTTCGACGGGGCGAACAGTTATTTCAGCGACCGATTTTCGGGCCACTCCCTGTTCGTGTCGCAGCGAAATCCGCACTTCGCCGCAAGCCTGATGCTGGCCCGGATGATCGGCCGACAGCTGAAGGATCAGGACCTGCATTATGCCGGCCAATATGCCCTGCCGGTGATGGGCCGCTATCGGCGCCAATTGCTCGACAAGGATGTCGGCGTCTACCGCTATGACGGCCTCGTCGTGCTGTCGCAGACGCGGAGCGCGGCCGTGTTGCTCGAGGCGGGCTCGATCATCAACCGCGATGAGGAGATGACGATGAACTCGCCGGAGCGGCAGGAGATCATTGCGGGCGCCGTGGCGGTGGCGATGAGGGAGTTTTGCGCGAGGCGGTAG
- a CDS encoding Rieske 2Fe-2S domain-containing protein — translation MLRAEDNKFLTESGPGTGMGELLRRFWIPVLLSEELPELDGEPKKIIVLGEELLAFRDTRGVVGLIDQYCPHRGANLWLGRNEECGIRCVYHGWKFDTDGRCVDMPTSYPDLNAKDLVRIKSYPAREWGEMIWAYMGPADAMPELPDLEMALLPASHRYVGKKWQDCNWVQALEGSIDTAHFTFAHLSFDKEENEILDIKKHFVNPIARMSSDHMRWIAEDPRPVIKIAPHAAGLTIAGGRLTGGDNIYWRIAQFLMPFHAYAPSAMPGENIFGQTFVPVTDTNCWIYTYAWNPERPLTQAERDAFDRGNGVIAEVGDNYVPLRHKGNDYLIDRKLQKTRSYTGIKGVSEQDAAVQDSQGPIADRTREHLGPTDLGIMHFRKVVMELARALQQGEPPPQAAHQDRYAVRSGACVTSKAKDLSAVMLERFGDVTGFVGRPRTAAAE, via the coding sequence ATGCTCCGCGCCGAGGACAACAAATTCCTGACCGAGTCGGGCCCCGGAACGGGTATGGGCGAATTGTTGCGCCGGTTCTGGATTCCCGTGCTTCTGTCGGAAGAACTCCCCGAGCTCGACGGCGAGCCGAAGAAGATCATCGTTCTCGGCGAGGAACTGCTCGCCTTCCGCGATACCCGCGGCGTTGTCGGATTAATCGATCAATACTGCCCGCATCGCGGCGCCAATCTCTGGCTTGGGCGCAATGAGGAATGCGGCATCCGCTGCGTATACCACGGCTGGAAATTCGACACCGACGGCCGCTGCGTCGACATGCCGACCTCCTATCCCGACCTCAACGCCAAGGATCTCGTTCGTATCAAATCCTATCCGGCGCGCGAATGGGGCGAGATGATCTGGGCCTATATGGGTCCCGCGGATGCGATGCCCGAGCTGCCCGATCTCGAAATGGCGCTGCTGCCGGCTTCGCATCGCTACGTCGGCAAGAAATGGCAGGACTGCAACTGGGTGCAGGCGCTGGAAGGCTCGATCGACACCGCGCATTTCACCTTCGCCCATCTCTCCTTCGACAAGGAGGAGAACGAAATTTTGGACATCAAGAAGCATTTCGTGAATCCGATCGCGCGGATGTCGAGCGATCACATGCGCTGGATCGCGGAGGATCCGCGCCCCGTGATCAAGATCGCCCCGCACGCGGCGGGCCTCACCATCGCCGGTGGGCGGCTCACCGGCGGCGACAACATCTACTGGCGCATTGCCCAATTCCTCATGCCGTTCCACGCCTATGCCCCGAGTGCGATGCCGGGCGAGAACATCTTTGGACAGACTTTCGTGCCGGTCACCGACACCAATTGCTGGATCTACACCTATGCCTGGAATCCGGAGCGGCCGCTGACGCAAGCCGAGCGTGACGCCTTCGACCGGGGCAACGGCGTGATCGCGGAGGTCGGCGACAATTACGTGCCGCTGCGCCACAAGGGCAACGACTATCTGATCGACCGCAAGCTGCAGAAGACCAGGAGCTACACCGGCATCAAGGGCGTCTCCGAACAGGATGCGGCCGTGCAGGACAGCCAGGGCCCGATCGCCGACCGCACCCGCGAGCATCTTGGTCCGACCGATCTTGGTATCATGCATTTCCGGAAAGTCGTGATGGAGCTGGCGCGGGCGCTTCAGCAGGGCGAGCCGCCGCCGCAGGCGGCGCATCAGGATCGCTACGCTGTGCGCTCGGGCGCCTGCGTCACCAGCAAGGCCAAGGACCTTTCCGCGGTGATGCTGGAGCGTTTCGGCGACGTCACGGGATTTGTCGGCCGGCCGCGAACAGCGGCAGCGGAGTAG
- a CDS encoding TauD/TfdA family dioxygenase translates to MSSLAGKQGPRYRHATDDGAPYETLRVEKLTPIIGAEISGVDIGKLVSDDARSNRQMDEVHRALAENLVIFFRDQHITPQQHLAFGRKFGELHFHPAAPHEDEDPALMKIYADANSPRANGEGWHSDVSCDLEPPMGSILYIKQCPPRGGDTLFANMYAAYEALSDRMRAYLDGLTALHDGEHIYRGLYANYGVADRPSYPSAEHPVVRTHPVTGRKALYVNRGFTRHINGIPRDESDAMLAYLYQHAENPLFQCRFRWTENAIAFWDNRCTQHRAMWDYWPHTRSGTRVTVKGERPV, encoded by the coding sequence ATGAGCTCACTCGCCGGCAAGCAGGGCCCGCGTTATCGCCACGCGACGGACGACGGCGCGCCCTACGAGACGCTTCGGGTCGAAAAGCTCACCCCGATCATCGGCGCGGAAATCTCCGGCGTCGATATCGGCAAGCTGGTTTCGGACGATGCCCGGTCCAACCGGCAGATGGACGAGGTCCATCGCGCGCTCGCCGAAAACCTCGTCATCTTCTTCCGCGACCAGCACATTACGCCACAACAGCATCTCGCCTTCGGCCGCAAGTTCGGCGAGCTGCATTTTCATCCAGCCGCGCCGCATGAGGATGAAGACCCGGCACTGATGAAGATCTATGCGGATGCGAACTCGCCGCGCGCCAACGGCGAGGGCTGGCATTCCGACGTGTCCTGCGATCTCGAGCCGCCGATGGGCTCGATCCTCTACATCAAGCAGTGCCCGCCGCGCGGCGGCGATACGCTGTTCGCCAACATGTACGCGGCCTACGAGGCGCTGTCGGACCGGATGAGGGCCTATCTCGACGGGCTGACCGCGCTGCACGACGGCGAGCACATCTATCGCGGGCTCTACGCAAATTACGGTGTCGCCGACCGTCCGTCCTATCCGAGTGCCGAGCATCCCGTGGTGCGCACGCATCCGGTCACGGGCAGGAAGGCGCTTTACGTCAACCGCGGATTTACCCGTCACATCAACGGAATCCCACGCGACGAGAGCGACGCGATGCTGGCCTATCTCTATCAACACGCCGAGAACCCGCTGTTCCAGTGCCGCTTCCGCTGGACCGAGAACGCCATTGCCTTCTGGGACAACCGCTGCACCCAGCACCGTGCGATGTGGGACTACTGGCCCCATACGCGCTCAGGCACGCGGGTGACGGTGAAGGGCGAACGGCCGGTTTAA